The following is a genomic window from Patescibacteria group bacterium.
TTCTCATACCTTAATTTCAACATTTCACGCTATATTTCAAAAATACGATATTATTCATTATCAAGGTGTTGGACCATCAACTTTAGCATTTATTGCTAGATTATTTACAAAATCAAAAATTATCTCAACTTTTCACTGCCAAGATCAATACCATCAAAAATGGGGTTGGTTTGCAAAATTATATTTAAAATTTGGTGAATTCGCTGCATGTAAATTTCCTCACCAAACTATTGTTGTCTCAAAAATTATTAGACAAATTGCTAAAGAAAGATTTAATACCGAAGCTATCTATATTCCAAATGGTATTAACTTTTTAGATCTTAAAAATCAAAATAGCAATATTTTACAAAAATTCAATTTGGAACAAAATAAATATATTTTGACTGTTGGCCGTTTAGTAAAGCACAAAGGCATTCATTATTTAATTGATGCTTTCAATAAAATCCAAACTGACAAAAAATTAGTAATTGTCGGTGATTCAGCATGTTCTGATGATTATGTTGAATTTATTAAAGAAAAAGCAAAAAGCAACCCAAACATTATTTTAACTGGTGCTGTTTTTGGTAAAGATTTACATACATTATATAAAAATGCTTATTTATATGTTCAGCCATCAGAAGCTGAAGGTTTGCCAACTACAGTATTGGAAGCAATGAGTCATGGAAGATGTGTTCTTGTTTCAAACATTCCAGAAAATATTGAAGCTTTCGCTGGATTTGGATATTTATTCATGAACAAAAATGTTGATGACTTAGCTTCAAAATTAGAAATCTTAAATCAAAGAACTGATTTGATTATGGAAAAAGGTGAAAAAGCAAAAACTTACGCTTTAGAAAATTACAATTGGGACATTTTAAGTCTTCAAACAGAAATTTTGTATGAAAAAACTCTTCAAAATAGAGAAGAGTTATCTTTCAGTTTGCGTAAAATCGAAATCTAGATTATTTCCTGAAAAATAATTTTAAGCTAATTTTCAGCAATTAGTATTAAAGTTATGTTTCAGGAGATAAACTCCAAAATCGAGTT
Proteins encoded in this region:
- a CDS encoding glycosyltransferase family 4 protein, whose protein sequence is MKIAFIGQKGIPAKSGGVERHVEDLATRLAKQGHEVFVYTRPNYTDPNIKFYKNVKLVSLPSINSKNFDAISHTLISTFHAIFQKYDIIHYQGVGPSTLAFIARLFTKSKIISTFHCQDQYHQKWGWFAKLYLKFGEFAACKFPHQTIVVSKIIRQIAKERFNTEAIYIPNGINFLDLKNQNSNILQKFNLEQNKYILTVGRLVKHKGIHYLIDAFNKIQTDKKLVIVGDSACSDDYVEFIKEKAKSNPNIILTGAVFGKDLHTLYKNAYLYVQPSEAEGLPTTVLEAMSHGRCVLVSNIPENIEAFAGFGYLFMNKNVDDLASKLEILNQRTDLIMEKGEKAKTYALENYNWDILSLQTEILYEKTLQNREELSFSLRKIEI